GGATCACAGTCCGTCTAACACCATGCCATTTGTTCTTATTTCGCTCAACACTAGCCATTGAAAAAACGTAAAATCCCACAAGTGCATCCTTTAAGCCGACACCAAATCCATATGTCAATTCAAAAACGCTTGGGAAAAATTCAAAGTCCTCAGAAAGTATGCAAACTGATGTAATCACGTAGATTGTTACCCGAACTAAGGTCAGTACGAATGGGCGCCGACCACCCGTAATGTACCACCGTTTTTGTGCCTTTGTTTTGTAAATCTTAAACAATGCGAATATCATGGAAATAGCGAAAACGATATTTACAgcataaatgtatttatgtagtataattacaaataacaCTGTCGGCGAAATGATAATTACAACCTCAAGAAGATATCTCAGCACTGTATCAGCCGGAATTGTATGCATTGTTTTTTGACCCATGATGCGTGCAATCGCAATGAAAAATATAACGGGCATTATTGACTCTATAATTAGCAACATGTTCTGCAATATTTGCCAAAATTCTTCATATACTGGAGTTATTTCATATTCAAGTGTGGCTGAATCGTTCGCCAAAATTCCAAGTAAGGCCATTTCATCATTCCATACTGGTACTAAGATTTCATCATCATTCGAATTGTCCATGATTATGCTTATGTTTTTAATCCGTTCCATATTATAACTGTCTTCACACGTTGACGAAACACACATTTCTATTCTTGCGCTTCGTCCTTCTTacagtatttaaatatgtaaacaaaatgtGCAAAAAGCAACTACCGATAAGtttagtaacaacaaaaaagtgttaCCCTttactataataaataaaatatttttttattataatgttCAAATAGACAGAGAAAACAAAGTAATTTACAAAcgcatataaaatgtataatttaagtttcaacttaaattttattcaagatCACAATTACTTAACTTTGAAAATactgctttaaaaaaaaaaatccgtttACAGCTCTTCCTTTGGCTGCAAAATCTGTTCGCTTCCACTTTGGCTGGACGGCTGCTGGTCAGTTTTCTGCGTCTGAAACTGCTGGAATTCATTATGTGTATACACTAGATCGGCTGCTTTTGCCACAAGTCGTGTGAATTCCTTTGTATCAAAACGATAATTTGTGAATTTGGCATGGGCACCACCCTGCGGATGATGACCTTCATCCTGTGGATAAAGTAATTCATCACGTTCCCACGTAATATAGTTAACGCCACGCAAGCGCGCTAAATCCTTATAACAATTGGGGTCTTCACAATTATACAACTCGAAAATCGTAGCCCAATTCGGCAAGAAAAGCAGATGGGTGAGACCAGCACCATGCATGCCGATAAGTATATCTGTGTTACGCGTTATAGCCAATTGCTGACTGAAGGAGAGGCCCCTGAAAATTTATGCATAATGAGTTAACGCCAGCATTAATATGGTGTAAAAGTGTGTAAAAGTACCTTTCAAATGAAATACGTTGCACGTGGTAGCTACTGTTCGCACCGATTTCTTCCAGCAGCTgatcttcatttaaaacttgtcTAAATTTTGTGCGGCGCGATAGGAATGTAATGCGTAATTTAGTTTGTGGTCGTGGAGGGCGATATGGTATTTGTAAGCGATGTAAAACGAATTCCGAGAATGCACGAAATAGACCGCTACCTTGACAGCCATGTATCTGGAAGATGATTGATGCCAGTTATAGTAAAAGGtgtcaaaatttagaaaaaagcaAGCAACATACCAGCGGTGTGTTATAGAACAATCCAAAGATCATGCGTGGCAATAGCGGCAACACCACATTCCGAAAGCACACACGTTTTCCTTTCACATCGTTTAATGTCCATATGGGTTTGTCGGAAAATGCCTTGAATGTCTCAGCAAATGGCGAATCGTACGGATAGGTTTCCCAAATCAATATGCGTGAATCTGTATGAAACGCCAACGGATGTGATTGATTTACGAATAGTGATgcgtataaattaaaaaaatcgcagAAATGATGATACATGTTATAAGTAGCGTcgattttcataataaatgtgGGCGTATCAACAACCAAGTCGCACGCACCACTCGCCATTAGTGGTGTGGGTAAAACATCAAAGTTGCGTAACTCAGGCGCCCAAGACTGTAGTGCGCCCATATGGTCGAATTCCGCCGCTAAACGCGTGCGATTCAACTGGCAGTGtcctaacagctgatgtggttTCAGCACATCCATGTGATAACGTATTAATTCCTTACGTTGTGCTAGGTCACGAAAGTCAAAGAGCAAATTGCGTCCGCGACAAAAGCGCAAATATTTACTACATTCCAACGAGGAATCGGTGATATAGCGCGGCTCACATATAAGTGACAATTCGTTGATTTGAGTTTGTATATAACCGAAATCCGCTTGCTGGTAGAATGTATTCACTTGTGCCGTTTTGCTTTGCACCCAACCGTGATGTTCGCCGGGGCAAGTGGGCGTTTGAAAACGTTTATTCACATCACAGTCAAGTTCATGACCCCAACATGCGCTTAACGTGTCTAATGTGGGTATAATTTCGTCATTTAAACTACTCGTAGAGGCGTTAACTTTAATTATGCGCAGACAATCTTCATTTTTTACACAATGTTCACGTACTTGCGGGAACGTATTTAGGTAGCGTATTAAATGTTCTGTTGGTAAATTTGGCAAAGGTATTGGCGTATATTTGATAGATCCGGGTGAAACCTCGGCATTTACACACGAAAACGTGAGCTGACTTAGAAGCTTGAGTATTAAAAGATATTTGAGATACATTTTCACAGCTTTTTATATTACTTTCCTTTCCTATTTAAGTACATTCGTTACAATTGCAGTGCTTAAATTGCCACGCCAACTTTAACTATTGCGCTAAATAGTACTTGCTggaatacattgtttatttaagATAGTACACGTTCCATACAGGTGAATGTCAATTCGCCAAGGTTACTGCATACAAAAAGCCGGTTTCCTTGACCAGCTGTGGCATAAATAGATTTGCTACTGCAGTTACTACTGGTGATTTCACCGCCAGCTGTTCTTTATTCTGCACCAATCGAATTGCACTGAGGGAAGcttaatttttcactttaaaacGTATGCAAGTAGCAATCTTCTACCAGGTCCACACCATCGTTCCGCTTAGATCTTCTTGCTGTTACTGTCAATCAAACTAAACTACTAAGTGCATAGAGCACAACCAAATTGGTGGAGCTAGCTGACTAACAACACCAGCTTAGACGTGAAAACAGGTTTTCATACAATTTGCTTTTATGGCTTTTTTTGCGGCTTGTGAATTTTTGCTGTCGTTTTATTAGTTTAATTCGTTTAGTTGCTGGaccgtgttttttgttttattttatgtacaCAGAAAAGTGTACAACTTGTTGTTGTGTGGTTTGTTTACATCGAAATAGGTGAAAAATTACGAAGGGGAACATTTGCAGATAAaattgttgctggtgttgccaTCTACGCTATTAAAAATTGCGGAgaattatttatctttaatgAGAATATTCACCTTCACCACCAATTATAATTCTCCAATTTgttgaagaaaaattaattctTCGCGCGCTTTATTTCAATCTTAACTCTCTTGCAAGGAGTTTGCGTGTGAAAAAACCAGCTTCACTAGTCaaaggaaaattaaacaatttttaattctgTTCATAAGGTAATTACAGTTTTGAAGATCCA
This portion of the Zeugodacus cucurbitae isolate PBARC_wt_2022May chromosome 3, idZeuCucr1.2, whole genome shotgun sequence genome encodes:
- the LOC105217020 gene encoding EGF domain-specific O-linked N-acetylglucosamine transferase, giving the protein MYLKYLLILKLLSQLTFSCVNAEVSPGSIKYTPIPLPNLPTEHLIRYLNTFPQVREHCVKNEDCLRIIKVNASTSSLNDEIIPTLDTLSACWGHELDCDVNKRFQTPTCPGEHHGWVQSKTAQVNTFYQQADFGYIQTQINELSLICEPRYITDSSLECSKYLRFCRGRNLLFDFRDLAQRKELIRYHMDVLKPHQLLGHCQLNRTRLAAEFDHMGALQSWAPELRNFDVLPTPLMASGACDLVVDTPTFIMKIDATYNMYHHFCDFFNLYASLFVNQSHPLAFHTDSRILIWETYPYDSPFAETFKAFSDKPIWTLNDVKGKRVCFRNVVLPLLPRMIFGLFYNTPLIHGCQGSGLFRAFSEFVLHRLQIPYRPPRPQTKLRITFLSRRTKFRQVLNEDQLLEEIGANSSYHVQRISFERGLSFSQQLAITRNTDILIGMHGAGLTHLLFLPNWATIFELYNCEDPNCYKDLARLRGVNYITWERDELLYPQDEGHHPQGGAHAKFTNYRFDTKEFTRLVAKAADLVYTHNEFQQFQTQKTDQQPSSQSGSEQILQPKEEL